The DNA sequence TCTGAAGATAATCGGCAACCTTCATGGCATTTTCAATATGACGTTCCATGCGCAGGGCAAGGGTGTCGAGACCGATCATGGTCAGATAGGAATGAAGCGGTGCCTGGGTGGTGCCGAAGTTGATATGATGTTCACGCCAGACTTTGTCTGTATAAGCAAGGGGCCCTTTACGGTCGATAAAGGGTTTGAAATCGGCAAAGCGTTCGCCAGTCCAGTCGAAACCTGCGCCGTCGATAACCACTCCGCCGGTGGCATCTCCGTGACCGCTGAGGTATTTGGTGGTTGAATGGATGACGACATCCGCTCCAAGTTCCAGGGGGCGGCAGAGATACGGGGTGGCCAGGGTGTTATCAACCAGGAGCGGCAATCCATTGGCATGGGCGATGGCGGCGATTCTGCTGATGTCCGGAACATCCATTTTCGGGTTGCCGATGGTTTCAAGATACACGAAGCGGGTCTTGTCGTTAATCGCTTTCTCGATTGCCTGCGGGTCGGTTGACTCCACCATCCTGGCGGTAATCCCGTATTTCTTGAAGATGTTTGCAAAAAGTACATAGGTGGACATGAAAAGCGAATTGCCGCAGACAAACTCGTCGCCGGCCCGCAAAAGCGCCATGCAGGCGTTGGTGATCGCTGCCATTCCCGATGACATGGCGATTGCACCTTTGCCGCCTTCCAGGTCCGCAAGTTTCTGTTCAAGGGTGCGATTGGTGGGATTGGTCAAGCGCATGTAAATATGATCGGTGGTTTTCCCTGAAAACGTGTCGCTTAAATTCTCTGCAGTGGGATGCAGGTGGGCGGCGCTCTGAAAAATGGGCGGCAATGTCGCACCCTGCCAGTCTCCAGGTTTCTGTCCGGCATGGATGACGCGGGTGTGAAAGCTGGGTGTGTTTTTTTCAGTCATTAGTTTGTCTCCTTATCCCGCGAGGGTTTATTATCTGGCGTGCAATACGATATAATCACTTTTCTCGACGGTTAATTGCAACAAAAACCGTTATGTATTGCTTTTTAACAGGTAAGCGCTTTCTGGCATCCCCTCAGCGTCTGGACTCGTGTATAATCCGGGTTATGTCTGTATGCAATGAAAGTCAGGATGAGAGATCATGGATCGTATGACAGTCTGCCATTGGCGGAGAATACAATATTGGTGGAATCGCTGAGGCATTAAAAAAGATTTTGCCTGTTGGGGAATAATTAATACCTTTGTTCGTTTGAGAACAGAAAAGTTTGTGGATTTATAATAAGGTGCGGAGGACTTCACATTCACGGCATATTTTCATTTTTTCCTGCCAGTTTTTCTGGGCTTGACACTCGCAGATGGTACCGTTGATGAACCAGCAGAGTTTTCCTGCCTGAAATTCCCATGCCGGACATAGCTTCCTGGTTTTTAATGGGCATTTTTTGATTACCCAGCAGGGCTTCATGGTCTTTTCGTTCTTTTTCATCCGCGAAAGCAGAAAGAATATCTGCCTTTCAACATGTGCAGGCACAGACCTCCACTCCTGCTCGTAACTGTGTATGGCCTTTATGGACGTGCCTAACAGTTCTGCGAGCTGTTTCTGGGTTTTATTGAGCTTCTTGCGGGCTTCCAAGAACTCCTTGCTTTGCATTGATCCTCTCCAAAATGGATGTTGTCCTGATATTGAATCGGAAACATACCACAATGTGGTATATACCTGTCAATGATTATTCGTGGATGGTTGTGAAAAAAAATGCCCGCTTTTTTCAGGCACTGTGCTTGAAAGCGTCGGAGGCTCTGGAAATGTAATAAATATGAAATATCCGCTTCGTTTTAATATGGAAGTATCGCCGTGTTAAATTGTTATTTTTTATTATCCTATTATTTGGAGTTGGTTTGCCCTTGAATAATCTGGTTTTATTACTCATAAAGGAGAGAACTTGCAATATTAAATGCTAGGCAAGGTCGGTAATTCGTGAAGTTCTTGCTGGCCGGTTTCGCCTTCCGGTGGCAGTGGCGACGGAAAAAGTATTTGTACTTGGATGGTGTAAAACGGAAAAAGTGAAACCTGG is a window from the Pseudomonadota bacterium genome containing:
- a CDS encoding aminotransferase class I/II-fold pyridoxal phosphate-dependent enzyme, yielding MTEKNTPSFHTRVIHAGQKPGDWQGATLPPIFQSAAHLHPTAENLSDTFSGKTTDHIYMRLTNPTNRTLEQKLADLEGGKGAIAMSSGMAAITNACMALLRAGDEFVCGNSLFMSTYVLFANIFKKYGITARMVESTDPQAIEKAINDKTRFVYLETIGNPKMDVPDISRIAAIAHANGLPLLVDNTLATPYLCRPLELGADVVIHSTTKYLSGHGDATGGVVIDGAGFDWTGERFADFKPFIDRKGPLAYTDKVWREHHINFGTTQAPLHSYLTMIGLDTLALRMERHIENAMKVADYLQNHQKTTWVKYPGLKDNPSYPTAKKQFAGKGFGGLIAFGLKDQQACFKFINNLKMIYHLANLGDCKSLVIHPYSSQYVAFPEPIRQLLSITPDLVRLSVGIEG
- a CDS encoding helix-turn-helix domain-containing protein, giving the protein MQSKEFLEARKKLNKTQKQLAELLGTSIKAIHSYEQEWRSVPAHVERQIFFLLSRMKKNEKTMKPCWVIKKCPLKTRKLCPAWEFQAGKLCWFINGTICECQAQKNWQEKMKICRECEVLRTLL